In Drosophila teissieri strain GT53w chromosome 2R, Prin_Dtei_1.1, whole genome shotgun sequence, the following proteins share a genomic window:
- the LOC122614582 gene encoding patronin isoform X6: MDVETQEIRQARQRASVKWLLSKAFNNRVPDNLKEPFYRDHENQERLKPQIIVELGNATLYCQTLANLYSDPNYQSMNHWSIIQTLARKGVPVAESADMPITETVLIQTNPLRINAHMSVIESLMVLYAKEISSGDRVMAAIRRISGNNYQAPTGQSYEQALLGWISHACAALKKRIIKEVDAGLPDDNGSRLQTPDIPPVRDFQDLCDGICLALLISYYCPKVVPWTSVRINYLPAVEDSIHNILLVCNFSQKHLPYTVMHMTPEDVTYMRGSMKLNLVVLLTDLFNLFEIHPAKCVCYPGMDGQDVIARRTMGANEHGICHRRGLTVQPVTPIPDLRSDLDQPPVGSPQNRPPFQVPHSNSFGGGLNRRSTPPNEYQTVQSNNFDGNHAEAFVVHKSRGITTLASMHSQQQQLHQQQQQQHQQQYHQQPLQQHPSQSQLQIQQQEPLVPARLRQAKEKTNVESKADERGDFVAAGRPSNWEQSRRPSFAGRRSRRNSSSEDSQLTIENFGGSQDQLNTLGRYERDRERKLSNTSVGSYPVEPAVAVRSSIADARGTLQLGYDTDSGSEKQDRETEKYSMRRQVSVDNVPTVSSHNLSNAGSPLPVARHKQHSSDKDYSSNSGMTPDAYNDTRSTSAYDPESTPVRKSSTSSMPASPAAWQLDVGDDDMRSLENASKLSTIRMKLEEKRRRIEQDKRKIEMALLRHQEKEDLESCPDVMKWETMSNESKRTPDMDPVDLDKYQQSIAIMNMNLQDIQQDIHRLATQQSQMQAQHLQAQQLMQAQQIANMLNQQQTYGSQQHLADHHYQQQRPMQQSFGSSPHIPQAYNAPVSAYSSRPPSRDPYQQQLHHQQQQPMPMPQPMQYVNEHGQYMSPPQPAHYMPQQTQQPQSIYSDNGAAYNHSNHSPYGGAPQYRSSVVYDDYGQPTNHFYLHESSPQPQAHPHPQRRTWAHSAAAAAYEQQQQIQPSLVDVNAWQTQQHQKQKQTWMNRPPSSAGAPSPGSFMLHQNGGGGGGGGGGELQHLFQVQASPQHGQRQVSGSNGVQRQQSLTNLRDNRSPKAPQNMGMPMGMPMQQEDMMAPQSICFIGDEEDVDELERNIIESMQSTHITDFVHQQQQQHQQQLQQQQRLQGHSGRGSSSEDYDSGEMISNKLNITSGNLTYRIPSPSRPSIQANSFQDPRAMAAAPGAEDQPPEKGFYISFDDEQPKRPKPPLRAKRSPKKESPPGSRDSVDNQATLKRESLSHLHNNNNIGFGNDDVNSKPVTRHSIHGLNNSNSVKSPGNATYNKYTDEPPIQLRQLAVSGAMSPTSNERRHLDDVSNQSPQQTQQPMSPTRLQQNSNNAEAAKNKALVIGADSTNLDPESVDEMERRKEKIMLLSLQRRQQQEEAKARKEIEASQKREKEREKEEERSRKKEEQMARRAAILEQHRLKKAIEEAEREGKTLDRPDLHVKLQSHSSTSTTPRLRQQRTTRPRPKTIHVDDASVDISEASSISSRGKKGSSSNLTESPDDYPSTSSTPIGRRGSYKTSREPAGVERGRTLSRISVAKGSTLNFRGRKSNSLMNLCDTDSGLGRATPPRRAPSPGMGMGASGRHMPSPSGPGSLPPGLISKRRGFDDGSSDFSLTPNLNMEYSGPKLYKQPAAKSNRGIILNAVEYCVFPGVVNREAKQKVLEKIARSEAKHFLVLFRDAGCQFRALYSYQPETDQVTKLYGTGPSQVEEVMFDKFFKYNSGGKCFSQVHTKHLTVTIDAFTIHNSLWQGKRVQLPSKKDMALVI; this comes from the exons ATGGATGTCGAAACACAGGAAATACGACAG GCTCGTCAACGTGCTTCCGTCAAATGGCTGCTCTCGAAGGCGTTCAACAATCGCGTGCCGGACAACCTGAAGGAGCCCTTCTACCGCGATCATGAGAATCAGGAGCGCCTCAAGCCGCAGATCATCGTGGAGCTGGGCAATGCCACGCTCTACTGCCAGACGCTGGCCAATCTGTACTCAGATCCCAACTACCAAAGCATGAACCACTGGTCAATAATACAGACGCTAGCGCGCAAGGGAGTTCCCGTGGCCGAATCCGCGGACATGCCCATTACCGAAACGGTATTAATTCAAACAAATCCGCTGCGAATT AACGCCCACATGTCTGTGATAGAATCGCTGATGGTTTTGTATGCGAAGGAAATATCATCGGGTGACCGCGTCATGGCGGCCATACGAAG AATATCTGGCAACAACTATCAGGCGCCCACTGGCCAGTCCTACGAGCAAGCTCTGCTGGGCTGGATTTCGCATGCTTGCGCCGCTCTGAAGAAGCGCATTATCAAGGAGGTGGACGCAGGACTGCCCGACGATAAT GGTTCTCGTCTGCAGACCCCGGATATACCACCTGTAAGGGACTTCCAGGATCTGTGCGATGGAATCTGCTTGGCGCTGCTCATCTCGTACTACTGCCCAAAGGTGGTGCCGTGGACGAGTGTGCGGATCAACTATCTGCCCGCCGTTGAGGACTcgattcacaacatcctgctGGTCTGCAATTTCTCGCAGAAGCATCTGCCCTATACCGTGATGCATATGACGCCCGAGGATGTGACCTACATGCGCGG ATCCATGAAACTGAATCTGGTAGTGTTGCTGACGGATTTGTTCAATCTGTTTGAGATACACCCGGCAAAATGTGTTTGCTACCCCGGCATGGATGGTCAGG ATGTCATCGCCCGGCGCACTATGGGCGCCAATGAGCACGGGATCTGCCATCGACGGGGCCTCACAGTGCAGCCCGTCACACCCATTCCCGATCTGCGCAGCGATCTCGACCAGCCGCCCGTAGGCTCGCCTCAGAACCGACCACCGTTCCAAG TTCCGCACTCGAATTCATTCGGCGGCGGCTTAAATCGCAGATCAACCCCGCCCAACGAATACCAGACGGTTCAGTCAAATAATTTTGACGGTAATCATGCCGAag CCTTCGTGGTGCACAAGTCGCGTGGCATCACCACACTCGCCTCCATGcactcgcagcagcagcagctccatcagcagcaacagcaacagcatcagcagcaataCCATcagcagccactgcagcagcacccATCCCAGTCGCAGCTCCAAatccagcagcaggagcccTTGGTTCCGGCTCGCTTGCGCCAGGCTAAAGAAAAGACCAATGTTGAGTCGAAGGCGGACGAGAGAG GCGATTTTGTCGCTGCGGGTCGACCAAGTAACTGGGAACAGAGCCGCCGGCCAAGCTTTGCAG GTCGTCGCTCGCGCAGGAACTCTTCCAGCGAGGACTCCCAGCTGACGATCGAGAACTTTGGTGGCTCCCAGGATCAGCTGAACACGCTGGGACGATACGAACGCGACAGGGAACGCAAGTTGTCCAACACCAGTGTGGGCAGTTATCCAGTTGAACCCGCTGTGGCCGTTCGCTCTTCGATTGCCGATGCTAGGGGCACGTTGCAGTTGGGCTACGATACGGACTCCGGCTCCGAGAAGCAGGATCGCGAAACGGAAAAGTATTCGATGCGCCGGCAAGTCAG TGTCGACAATGTGCCCACGGTGTCGTCGCACAATCTTTCGAATGCGGGCAGCCCGTTGCCGGTGGCTAGGCACAAGCAACATTCCAGCGACAAAGactacagcagcaacagcggcatgACACCAGATGCATACAACGATACCCGCTCCACCAGTGCTTACGATCCGGAGAGCACGCCCGTTCGCAAATCCTCGACGAGCAGCATGCCAGCAAGTCCCGCTGCCTGGCAGTTGGATGTGGGAGACGACGATATGCGCTCGCTGGAGAACGCCAGCAAGTTGTCCACCATACGAATGAAACTGGAGGAGAAGCGGCGGCGCATTGAGCAGGACAAGCGCAAGATCGAGATGGCTTTGCTGCGCCACCAGGAGAAG GAGGATTTGGAGTCGTGTCCGGACGTAATGAAGTGGGAGACAATGAGCAACGAATCCAAGCGCACGCCTGATATGGATCCCGTGGACTTGGACAAGTACCAG CAAAGTATCGCCATCATGAACATGAACCTGCAGGATATCCAGCAGGATATCCACCGCCTGGCCACCCAGCAAAGCCAAATGCAGGCGCAGCACCTCCAAGCCCAACAGCTCATGCAGGCTCAGCAGATAGCCAACATGCTGAACCAG CAGCAGACCTATGGGTCGCAGCAGCACCTGGCTGATCATCACTACCAGCAGCAGAGACCCATGCAGCAAAGCTTTGGTTCATCGCCCCATATTCCGCAGGCCTACAACGCCCCAGTCAGCGCATACAGCTCCCGTCCGCCCAGTCGCGATCcctaccagcagcagctccaccatcagcagcagcagcccatgcccatgccccaACCGATGCAGTACGTCAACGAGCACGGGCAGTATATGTCGCCGCCGCAGCCCGCGCACTACATGCCGCAGCAGACGCAACAGCCGCAGAGCATCTACAGCGACAACGGGGCGGCGTACAATCACAGTAACCACTCGCCGTACGGCGGAGCTCCACAGTATCGGAGCAGCGTGGTGTACGACGATTACGGGCAGCCCACCAACCACTTCTACCTGCATGAGTCATCGCCGCAGCCACAAgctcatccgcatccgcagcGTAGGACTTGGGCCCACtccgcagcagccgccgcttatgagcaacagcaacagatcCAGCCTTCCCTGGTGGATGTGAATGCCTGGCAGACGCAGCAGCaccagaagcagaagcagactTGGATGAACAGACCGCCCTCAAGTGCGGGAGCTCCGAGTCCTGGCAGCTTTATGCTGCACCAGAacggaggaggcggtggcggtggtggtggtggtgagtTACAGCACCTGTTTCAGGTACAGGCCTCGCCACAGCATGGCCAACGTCAGGTTAGTGGATCCAATGGCGTGCAGCGCCAGCAATCGCTGACCAATTTGCGAGACAATCGCTCGCCCAAGGCACCACAAAACATGGGAATGCCCATGGGCATGCCGATGCAGCAAGAGGACATGATGGCACCGCAGAGTATTTGCTTCATCGGTGACGaggaggatgtggatgagCTGGAGCGAAACATCATCGAATCAATGCAGTCGACGCACATCACCGACTTTgtgcaccagcagcagcagcaacaccaacagcaacttcagcagcaacagcggttGCAGGGGCACAGCGGACGAGGCAGCAGCTCGGAGGATTATGACAGCGGGGAGATGATCTCCAACAAGCTGAACATCACCAGCGGCAATCTCACCTATCGCATACCCTCGCCATCCCGTCCCTCCATCCAAGCCAACAGCTTCCAGGATCCCCGAGCCATGGCAGCAGCTCCCGGTGCAGAGGACCAGCCGCCCGAGAAGGGTTTCTACATCTCCTTCGACGATGAGCAGCCCAAACGACCCAAGCCACCTCTGCGCGCCAAGCGTTCGCCCAAAAAGGAGTCTCCACCGGGCAGTAGGGACAGCGTCGATAATCAGGCGACCCTGAAACGTGAATCGCTTAGTCAtctgcacaacaacaacaatattgGATTTGGAAATGACGATGTCAACAGCAAACCGGTGACCAGGCACAGCATCCATGGCCTAAACAACTCCAATAGTGTCAAATCTCCCGGAAATGCCACGTACAACAAGTACACGGATGAGCCGCCCATCCAACTGCGTCAGCTGGCCGTTTCTGGAGCAATGTCACCAACTAGTAACGAACGTCGCCACCTGGACGATGTCAGCAACCAGTCACCGCAGCAGACGCAACAACCAATGTCGCCCACGCGACTCCAAcagaacagcaacaatgccGAGGCGGCCAAGAACAAGGCGCTGGTCATCGGAGCAGATTCCACCAATTTGGATCCG GAATCTGTAGATGAGATGGAGCGGCGCAAGGAGAAAATCATGCTGCTGTCTTTGCAACGTCGCCAGCAACAGGAGGAGGCCAAGGCGCGCAAAGAGATTGAGGCTTCCCAGAAGCGAGAAAAGGAGCGCGAAAAGGAAGAGGAACGATCGCGCAAGAAGGAGGAGCAAATGGCACGGCGAGCGGCCATTTTGGAGCAGCACAGACTCAAGAAAGCCATTGAAGAGGCCGAGCGAGAG GGTAAAACCCTGGATCGGCCAGATCTGCACGTGAAACTGCAATCCCATTCATCCACCTCAACGACCCCGCGGCTGAGGCAGCAGCGTACCACGCGTCCCAGACCGAAGACAATTCACGTGGACGATGCCAGCGTGGACATCAGCGAGGCTTCAAGCATCTCTAGTCGGGGCAAAAAAGGCTCAAGCTCGAATCTAACTG AGTCACCCGATGATTATCCCAGTACAAGTTCAACTCCGATTGGACGACGGGGATCGTACAAAACTTCCAGAG AGCCAGCCGGCGTAGAAAGGGGCCGCACTCTGTCGCGTATCTCCGTCGCTAAGGGCAGCACGCTTAATTTCCGGGGCCGAAAGTCCAATTCGCTAATGAATCTGTGCG ACACAGATTCGGGACTGGGACGCGCCACTCCGCCGAGGCGTGCTCCGTCGcctggaatgggaatgggcgcTTCAGGTAGGCATATGCCATCTCCCTCCGGACCGGGCTCATTGCCGCCAGGTTTGATATCGAAACGTCGCGGATTTGATGATGGATCCAGCGATTTCTCTTTAACTCCGAATTTGAACATGGAATATTCGG GTCCTAAACTCTATAAGCAACCAGCGGCCAAATCGAATCGTGGAATCATCCTGAATGCCGTTGAATACTGTGTTTTTCCCGGCGTTGTCAACCGCGAGGCCAAACAGAAAGTGCTGGAGAAGATAGCGCGCTCGGAGGCGAAGCACTTCCTGGTACTCTTCCGCGATGCTGGCTGCCAGTTCCGCGCCCTCTACAGCTACCAGCCGGAAACGGACCAGGTGACCAAGCTGTATGGTACTGGGCCTAGTCAAGTCGAAGAAGTCATGTTCGACAAGTTCTTCAA ATATAACTCAGGAGGCAAGTGCTTCTCGCAAGTGCACACCAAGCATCTGACAGTGACCATCGACGCCTTCACAATACACAACTCCCTGTGGCAGGGCAAGCGGGTGCAGTTGCCCAGCAAAAAAGACATGGCGCTTGTAATCTAA
- the LOC122614582 gene encoding patronin isoform X7 → MDVETQEIRQARQRASVKWLLSKAFNNRVPDNLKEPFYRDHENQERLKPQIIVELGNATLYCQTLANLYSDPNYQSMNHWSIIQTLARKGVPVAESADMPITETVLIQTNPLRINAHMSVIESLMVLYAKEISSGDRVMAAIRRISGNNYQAPTGQSYEQALLGWISHACAALKKRIIKEVDAGLPDDNGSRLQTPDIPPVRDFQDLCDGICLALLISYYCPKVVPWTSVRINYLPAVEDSIHNILLVCNFSQKHLPYTVMHMTPEDVTYMRGSMKLNLVVLLTDLFNLFEIHPAKCVCYPGMDGQDVIARRTMGANEHGICHRRGLTVQPVTPIPDLRSDLDQPPVGSPQNRPPFQVPHSNSFGGGLNRRSTPPNEYQTVQSNNFDGNHAEAFVVHKSRGITTLASMHSQQQQLHQQQQQQHQQQYHQQPLQQHPSQSQLQIQQQEPLVPARLRQAKEKTNVESKADERGDFVAAGRPSNWEQSRRPSFAGRRSRRNSSSEDSQLTIENFGGSQDQLNTLGRYERDRERKLSNTSVGSYPVEPAVAVRSSIADARGTLQLGYDTDSGSEKQDRETEKYSMRRQVSVDNVPTVSSHNLSNAGSPLPVARHKQHSSDKDYSSNSGMTPDAYNDTRSTSAYDPESTPVRKSSTSSMPASPAAWQLDVGDDDMRSLENASKLSTIRMKLEEKRRRIEQDKRKIEMALLRHQEKEDLESCPDVMKWETMSNESKRTPDMDPVDLDKYQQSIAIMNMNLQDIQQDIHRLATQQSQMQAQHLQAQQLMQAQQIANMLNQQQTYGSQQHLADHHYQQQRPMQQSFGSSPHIPQAYNAPVSAYSSRPPSRDPYQQQLHHQQQQPMPMPQPMQYVNEHGQYMSPPQPAHYMPQQTQQPQSIYSDNGAAYNHSNHSPYGGAPQYRSSVVYDDYGQPTNHFYLHESSPQPQAHPHPQRRTWAHSAAAAAYEQQQQIQPSLVDVNAWQTQQHQKQKQTWMNRPPSSAGAPSPGSFMLHQNGGGGGGGGGGELQHLFQVQASPQHGQRQVSGSNGVQRQQSLTNLRDNRSPKAPQNMGMPMGMPMQQEDMMAPQSICFIGDEEDVDELERNIIESMQSTHITDFVHQQQQQHQQQLQQQQRLQGHSGRGSSSEDYDSGEMISNKLNITSGNLTYRIPSPSRPSIQANSFQDPRAMAAAPGAEDQPPEKGFYISFDDEQPKRPKPPLRAKRSPKKESPPGSRDSVDNQATLKRESLSHLHNNNNIGFGNDDVNSKPVTRHSIHGLNNSNSVKSPGNATYNKYTDEPPIQLRQLAVSGAMSPTSNERRHLDDVSNQSPQQTQQPMSPTRLQQNSNNAEAAKNKALVIGADSTNLDPESVDEMERRKEKIMLLSLQRRQQQEEAKARKEIEASQKREKEREKEEERSRKKEEQMARRAAILEQHRLKKAIEEAEREGKTLDRPDLHVKLQSHSSTSTTPRLRQQRTTRPRPKTIHVDDASVDISEASSISSRGKKGSSSNLTGYGQLSSNSMKRDYYRGSQDSLTVKEPAGVERGRTLSRISVAKGSTLNFRGRKSNSLMNLCDSGLGRATPPRRAPSPGMGMGASGRHMPSPSGPGSLPPGLISKRRGFDDGSSDFSLTPNLNMEYSGPKLYKQPAAKSNRGIILNAVEYCVFPGVVNREAKQKVLEKIARSEAKHFLVLFRDAGCQFRALYSYQPETDQVTKLYGTGPSQVEEVMFDKFFKYNSGGKCFSQVHTKHLTVTIDAFTIHNSLWQGKRVQLPSKKDMALVI, encoded by the exons ATGGATGTCGAAACACAGGAAATACGACAG GCTCGTCAACGTGCTTCCGTCAAATGGCTGCTCTCGAAGGCGTTCAACAATCGCGTGCCGGACAACCTGAAGGAGCCCTTCTACCGCGATCATGAGAATCAGGAGCGCCTCAAGCCGCAGATCATCGTGGAGCTGGGCAATGCCACGCTCTACTGCCAGACGCTGGCCAATCTGTACTCAGATCCCAACTACCAAAGCATGAACCACTGGTCAATAATACAGACGCTAGCGCGCAAGGGAGTTCCCGTGGCCGAATCCGCGGACATGCCCATTACCGAAACGGTATTAATTCAAACAAATCCGCTGCGAATT AACGCCCACATGTCTGTGATAGAATCGCTGATGGTTTTGTATGCGAAGGAAATATCATCGGGTGACCGCGTCATGGCGGCCATACGAAG AATATCTGGCAACAACTATCAGGCGCCCACTGGCCAGTCCTACGAGCAAGCTCTGCTGGGCTGGATTTCGCATGCTTGCGCCGCTCTGAAGAAGCGCATTATCAAGGAGGTGGACGCAGGACTGCCCGACGATAAT GGTTCTCGTCTGCAGACCCCGGATATACCACCTGTAAGGGACTTCCAGGATCTGTGCGATGGAATCTGCTTGGCGCTGCTCATCTCGTACTACTGCCCAAAGGTGGTGCCGTGGACGAGTGTGCGGATCAACTATCTGCCCGCCGTTGAGGACTcgattcacaacatcctgctGGTCTGCAATTTCTCGCAGAAGCATCTGCCCTATACCGTGATGCATATGACGCCCGAGGATGTGACCTACATGCGCGG ATCCATGAAACTGAATCTGGTAGTGTTGCTGACGGATTTGTTCAATCTGTTTGAGATACACCCGGCAAAATGTGTTTGCTACCCCGGCATGGATGGTCAGG ATGTCATCGCCCGGCGCACTATGGGCGCCAATGAGCACGGGATCTGCCATCGACGGGGCCTCACAGTGCAGCCCGTCACACCCATTCCCGATCTGCGCAGCGATCTCGACCAGCCGCCCGTAGGCTCGCCTCAGAACCGACCACCGTTCCAAG TTCCGCACTCGAATTCATTCGGCGGCGGCTTAAATCGCAGATCAACCCCGCCCAACGAATACCAGACGGTTCAGTCAAATAATTTTGACGGTAATCATGCCGAag CCTTCGTGGTGCACAAGTCGCGTGGCATCACCACACTCGCCTCCATGcactcgcagcagcagcagctccatcagcagcaacagcaacagcatcagcagcaataCCATcagcagccactgcagcagcacccATCCCAGTCGCAGCTCCAAatccagcagcaggagcccTTGGTTCCGGCTCGCTTGCGCCAGGCTAAAGAAAAGACCAATGTTGAGTCGAAGGCGGACGAGAGAG GCGATTTTGTCGCTGCGGGTCGACCAAGTAACTGGGAACAGAGCCGCCGGCCAAGCTTTGCAG GTCGTCGCTCGCGCAGGAACTCTTCCAGCGAGGACTCCCAGCTGACGATCGAGAACTTTGGTGGCTCCCAGGATCAGCTGAACACGCTGGGACGATACGAACGCGACAGGGAACGCAAGTTGTCCAACACCAGTGTGGGCAGTTATCCAGTTGAACCCGCTGTGGCCGTTCGCTCTTCGATTGCCGATGCTAGGGGCACGTTGCAGTTGGGCTACGATACGGACTCCGGCTCCGAGAAGCAGGATCGCGAAACGGAAAAGTATTCGATGCGCCGGCAAGTCAG TGTCGACAATGTGCCCACGGTGTCGTCGCACAATCTTTCGAATGCGGGCAGCCCGTTGCCGGTGGCTAGGCACAAGCAACATTCCAGCGACAAAGactacagcagcaacagcggcatgACACCAGATGCATACAACGATACCCGCTCCACCAGTGCTTACGATCCGGAGAGCACGCCCGTTCGCAAATCCTCGACGAGCAGCATGCCAGCAAGTCCCGCTGCCTGGCAGTTGGATGTGGGAGACGACGATATGCGCTCGCTGGAGAACGCCAGCAAGTTGTCCACCATACGAATGAAACTGGAGGAGAAGCGGCGGCGCATTGAGCAGGACAAGCGCAAGATCGAGATGGCTTTGCTGCGCCACCAGGAGAAG GAGGATTTGGAGTCGTGTCCGGACGTAATGAAGTGGGAGACAATGAGCAACGAATCCAAGCGCACGCCTGATATGGATCCCGTGGACTTGGACAAGTACCAG CAAAGTATCGCCATCATGAACATGAACCTGCAGGATATCCAGCAGGATATCCACCGCCTGGCCACCCAGCAAAGCCAAATGCAGGCGCAGCACCTCCAAGCCCAACAGCTCATGCAGGCTCAGCAGATAGCCAACATGCTGAACCAG CAGCAGACCTATGGGTCGCAGCAGCACCTGGCTGATCATCACTACCAGCAGCAGAGACCCATGCAGCAAAGCTTTGGTTCATCGCCCCATATTCCGCAGGCCTACAACGCCCCAGTCAGCGCATACAGCTCCCGTCCGCCCAGTCGCGATCcctaccagcagcagctccaccatcagcagcagcagcccatgcccatgccccaACCGATGCAGTACGTCAACGAGCACGGGCAGTATATGTCGCCGCCGCAGCCCGCGCACTACATGCCGCAGCAGACGCAACAGCCGCAGAGCATCTACAGCGACAACGGGGCGGCGTACAATCACAGTAACCACTCGCCGTACGGCGGAGCTCCACAGTATCGGAGCAGCGTGGTGTACGACGATTACGGGCAGCCCACCAACCACTTCTACCTGCATGAGTCATCGCCGCAGCCACAAgctcatccgcatccgcagcGTAGGACTTGGGCCCACtccgcagcagccgccgcttatgagcaacagcaacagatcCAGCCTTCCCTGGTGGATGTGAATGCCTGGCAGACGCAGCAGCaccagaagcagaagcagactTGGATGAACAGACCGCCCTCAAGTGCGGGAGCTCCGAGTCCTGGCAGCTTTATGCTGCACCAGAacggaggaggcggtggcggtggtggtggtggtgagtTACAGCACCTGTTTCAGGTACAGGCCTCGCCACAGCATGGCCAACGTCAGGTTAGTGGATCCAATGGCGTGCAGCGCCAGCAATCGCTGACCAATTTGCGAGACAATCGCTCGCCCAAGGCACCACAAAACATGGGAATGCCCATGGGCATGCCGATGCAGCAAGAGGACATGATGGCACCGCAGAGTATTTGCTTCATCGGTGACGaggaggatgtggatgagCTGGAGCGAAACATCATCGAATCAATGCAGTCGACGCACATCACCGACTTTgtgcaccagcagcagcagcaacaccaacagcaacttcagcagcaacagcggttGCAGGGGCACAGCGGACGAGGCAGCAGCTCGGAGGATTATGACAGCGGGGAGATGATCTCCAACAAGCTGAACATCACCAGCGGCAATCTCACCTATCGCATACCCTCGCCATCCCGTCCCTCCATCCAAGCCAACAGCTTCCAGGATCCCCGAGCCATGGCAGCAGCTCCCGGTGCAGAGGACCAGCCGCCCGAGAAGGGTTTCTACATCTCCTTCGACGATGAGCAGCCCAAACGACCCAAGCCACCTCTGCGCGCCAAGCGTTCGCCCAAAAAGGAGTCTCCACCGGGCAGTAGGGACAGCGTCGATAATCAGGCGACCCTGAAACGTGAATCGCTTAGTCAtctgcacaacaacaacaatattgGATTTGGAAATGACGATGTCAACAGCAAACCGGTGACCAGGCACAGCATCCATGGCCTAAACAACTCCAATAGTGTCAAATCTCCCGGAAATGCCACGTACAACAAGTACACGGATGAGCCGCCCATCCAACTGCGTCAGCTGGCCGTTTCTGGAGCAATGTCACCAACTAGTAACGAACGTCGCCACCTGGACGATGTCAGCAACCAGTCACCGCAGCAGACGCAACAACCAATGTCGCCCACGCGACTCCAAcagaacagcaacaatgccGAGGCGGCCAAGAACAAGGCGCTGGTCATCGGAGCAGATTCCACCAATTTGGATCCG GAATCTGTAGATGAGATGGAGCGGCGCAAGGAGAAAATCATGCTGCTGTCTTTGCAACGTCGCCAGCAACAGGAGGAGGCCAAGGCGCGCAAAGAGATTGAGGCTTCCCAGAAGCGAGAAAAGGAGCGCGAAAAGGAAGAGGAACGATCGCGCAAGAAGGAGGAGCAAATGGCACGGCGAGCGGCCATTTTGGAGCAGCACAGACTCAAGAAAGCCATTGAAGAGGCCGAGCGAGAG GGTAAAACCCTGGATCGGCCAGATCTGCACGTGAAACTGCAATCCCATTCATCCACCTCAACGACCCCGCGGCTGAGGCAGCAGCGTACCACGCGTCCCAGACCGAAGACAATTCACGTGGACGATGCCAGCGTGGACATCAGCGAGGCTTCAAGCATCTCTAGTCGGGGCAAAAAAGGCTCAAGCTCGAATCTAACTG GCTACGGTCAACTAAGCTCAAATTCAATGAAAAGAGATTACTACAGGGGCTCGCAAGACTCCCTCACTGTAAAAg AGCCAGCCGGCGTAGAAAGGGGCCGCACTCTGTCGCGTATCTCCGTCGCTAAGGGCAGCACGCTTAATTTCCGGGGCCGAAAGTCCAATTCGCTAATGAATCTGTGCG ATTCGGGACTGGGACGCGCCACTCCGCCGAGGCGTGCTCCGTCGcctggaatgggaatgggcgcTTCAGGTAGGCATATGCCATCTCCCTCCGGACCGGGCTCATTGCCGCCAGGTTTGATATCGAAACGTCGCGGATTTGATGATGGATCCAGCGATTTCTCTTTAACTCCGAATTTGAACATGGAATATTCGG GTCCTAAACTCTATAAGCAACCAGCGGCCAAATCGAATCGTGGAATCATCCTGAATGCCGTTGAATACTGTGTTTTTCCCGGCGTTGTCAACCGCGAGGCCAAACAGAAAGTGCTGGAGAAGATAGCGCGCTCGGAGGCGAAGCACTTCCTGGTACTCTTCCGCGATGCTGGCTGCCAGTTCCGCGCCCTCTACAGCTACCAGCCGGAAACGGACCAGGTGACCAAGCTGTATGGTACTGGGCCTAGTCAAGTCGAAGAAGTCATGTTCGACAAGTTCTTCAA ATATAACTCAGGAGGCAAGTGCTTCTCGCAAGTGCACACCAAGCATCTGACAGTGACCATCGACGCCTTCACAATACACAACTCCCTGTGGCAGGGCAAGCGGGTGCAGTTGCCCAGCAAAAAAGACATGGCGCTTGTAATCTAA